Genomic segment of Phalacrocorax aristotelis chromosome 16, bGulAri2.1, whole genome shotgun sequence:
CGTGGAGGGCATGACGTCCCTCAAGGTGGATAACCTGACCTACCGGACGTCCCCGGACACGCTCCGGAGGGTCTTCGAGAAGTACGGCCGGGTGGGCGACGTCTACATCCCTCGGGACCGCTACACCAAGGAGAGCCGCGGCTTCGCCTTCGTCCGCTTCCACGACAAGCGCGACGCCGAGGACGCGATGGACGCCATGGACGGGGCGGTTCTGGACGGCCGCGAGCTTCGCGTCCAGATGGCCCGTTACGGCCGCCCCCCCGACTCGCACCACAGCCGGCGTGGCCCGCCGCCCCGTCGCTACGGGAGCAGCGGCTACGGCCGCCGGAGCCGCAGGTGAGCGCCCGCCGGGTTCCCGTGACGGGGGGGGCGGACTTAGGGAGGACTTAAGCACGCTTTAGGCGTCCGCCGCTGCAGCGGGGGCCACTCCGTTTTGAGTTCCCTTCCCGAGTGAGTTTCGCGGCGCGGTTGGGGAGTAGGGGTTTAGGTTCGAGGCGTGCGGAGTTGCCTTGGAGCGGAAGGGTTTCGCCCTGCAGTAGTTTTAGCCCCCGGCCAGTCGCTCCGAACAATGGCGCCCTCTTCACGCTCATTTTCCTGCCCACGTGGGTCCCGTCCGCCTCCCTGTCCCGGAGCAGTCGCCGACGTCTGTTGCGCCGCCCGCGTTCAGCTTCTAacgcttttctttctttcctcctggtATGTTTTAGCCCTAGAAGACGCCGTCGCAGCCGATCTAGGAGCAGGAGCCGCTCTAGATCCCGCAGTCGGTCTCGCTACAGTCGATCCAAATCCCGGTCTCGCACACGCTCTCGGTCTCGCTCCACCTCAAAGTCCAGGTCTGCCAGGAGATCCAAGTCAAAGTCCTCATCTGTCTCCAGATCCCGGTCCAGGTCAAGATCCCGGTCCCGATCTAGAAGCCCTCCCCCTGCCTCAAAGAGGGAATCCAACTCTAGATCCAGGTCTAAGAGCCCTCCTAAGTCTCCGGAAGAAGAAGGAGCTGTATCCTCCTAGAAACATGGTAATGTACATCGGGATCAGCACATGTTGCATGTTACTCTGTCGTAGCACTTAAGTGGGGTGTTGGGTAGTTTTTAGAGTATTAATAGCCTGAACCAAGTGAATCCTAATGGGGCAcattaatagctttttttttcttgagcagTGCTTTTTGGTTATTGGTTTAGGGAAATTAATACCGAAGGGCTTTCTAcggagaatttttttttacagagacAA
This window contains:
- the SRSF2 gene encoding serine/arginine-rich splicing factor 2, which encodes MSYGRPPPDVEGMTSLKVDNLTYRTSPDTLRRVFEKYGRVGDVYIPRDRYTKESRGFAFVRFHDKRDAEDAMDAMDGAVLDGRELRVQMARYGRPPDSHHSRRGPPPRRYGSSGYGRRSRSPRRRRRSRSRSRSRSRSRSRSRYSRSKSRSRTRSRSRSTSKSRSARRSKSKSSSVSRSRSRSRSRSRSRSPPPASKRESNSRSRSKSPPKSPEEEGAVSS